AAAGAATCTCCGCTTTAACCTCGTCTAATGGTTTGTGATCGGTCAAACGCTGGCGATAACACCCCTCGCAATGGATATTACAAATGTCGGTCACTTCCAGCCAGGCAATTGGATTATCATTTAAAGACCAGGGGAAACGGTAGAGATTGCGTTTATTGAGCATTATTTTCCTCCAAAACACATAAGATGATGCAGGCAAGTATAACACATTAACGGATGAATGAAACTTTTTGTCCTTCTTTTTGAAACCTCTATAATACATTTTATTTTTAGCAACCAGATGGCTTGAGGTAATTGATGCGGTTCCAGCAGCAGCACGTTATCATCACCGGCGGGTCAAGTGGCATTGGCAAAGCCACCGCCAAACTGCTGGCCGCGCAGGGGGCGCACATTTCGCTCATCGCCCGCACTCCAAGCAAATTGCAGGCAGCCCGGATGGAGATTGAAGCAGCGCGGGCCGAAGCGCGGCAGCGGGTGGAATCTATCACGGCCGATGTAACCAACTATAACCAAATGACGACAGCCATCGAAACCGTCATTGAGCAAGTTGGCCCACCCGATGCGTTGATCACCTGCGCGGGGATGGCGCACCCCGGTTATTTTGCTAAACTCCCCCTGGAAATTTTTGAACAGACCATGGCCGTTAACTACTTTGGCGCGCTTTACGCCATCAAGGCAGTTTTACCGGCCATGCTTAAACGTGGTCAGGGGCATCTGGTGTTGGTTTCTTCTGGAGCCGGTCTGGTGGGATTTT
This is a stretch of genomic DNA from Anaerolineae bacterium. It encodes these proteins:
- a CDS encoding SDR family oxidoreductase — its product is MRFQQQHVIITGGSSGIGKATAKLLAAQGAHISLIARTPSKLQAARMEIEAARAEARQRVESITADVTNYNQMTTAIETVIEQVGPPDALITCAGMAHPGYFAKLPLEIFEQTMAVNYFGALYAIKAVLPAMLKRGQGHLVLVSSGAGLVGFYGYSPYSPAKFAVRGLAEALRSELKPRGIGVSIVYPPDTDTPQLAAENKTKPPATQRITARAKILTADQVAGAIEHGLHKRTWLITPGLEMSLLARLHSLLLPGLNWYVDRLIARVEREHKDC